A genomic region of Chelmon rostratus isolate fCheRos1 chromosome 8, fCheRos1.pri, whole genome shotgun sequence contains the following coding sequences:
- the LOC121609972 gene encoding focal adhesion kinase 1-like isoform X4 — protein sequence MQFWDLLGCTNGDISRISYYTEYDAQLAPAGASESGMASSSYLEPNHNHSAASGCGVKSRSGMPSGTGVGTSGSAGGLERPPGSMDRVLKIFHYFETNSEPCTWASNIRHGDATDIRGVIQKIAEIHKLRCVSSLGLRLTHLHSDALHWLHPDLGVSHVREKYEKQHPQEEWRYELRMRYLPKGYLSHFSEDKPSFNYLYHQVKSDYMQHIADQVDQDVALKLGCLEIRRFFREMPGNALDKKSNYELLEKDVGLRRFFPKSLLDSLKAKTLRKQIQQTFKQFANLNDEQSIHKFFEILSPIYRFDKECFKCALGSSWVISVELAIGPEEGISYLTDKGSTPTHLANFNQVQSIQYSALEEKDRKGMLQLNVAGAPEPLTVTTALLTTAENMADLIDGYCRLVSSATHSFIVRVHKEGDRALPSIPKVSNHERRMEKRMDGVRTRAVCVSGHTSGDETDDYAEIIDEEDTYTMPSTRDYEIQRDRIELGRCIGEGQFGDVHQGVYISPENPALSVAVKTCKNSTSDSVREKFLQEALTMRQFDHPHIVKLMGVITENPVWIIMELCTLGELRSFLQVRKYSLDLASLILYSYQLSTALAYLESKRFVHRDIAARNVLVSTVDCVKLGDFGLSRYMEDSSYYKASKGKLPIKWMAPESINFRRFTTASDVWMFGVCMWEILMFGIKPFQGVKNNDVIGRIENGERLAMPPQCPPTLYSLMTKCWSYDPSKRPRFNELKTQLSTILEEEKLQQKERNRMEMRRQVTVSWDSGGSDEAPPKPSRPGYPSPRSSEGFYPSSQHPGHYQMAGYPGPHTLPSVPSALYPPQAAMLDTHHAHTHPRHHVHTHSHAQHLPQPHGHDMALWGSAMEDRAVDMQQCVGQQCLLMEEQLMIQQQQMEEDQRWLEQEERLLKPDSRSSRGSLDREDGGLQPPTGNQHIYQPVGKPEHAAPPKKPPRPGAQSQVGSLACLNTGDSYNDGVKPWRLQPQEISPPPTANLDRSNDKVYENVTGLVKAVIEMSSKIQPAPPEEYVPMVKDVGLALRTLLATVDETLPQLPASTHREIEMAQKLLNSDLAELIGKMKLAQQYVMTSLQQDYKKQMLTAAHALAVDAKNLLDVIDQSRLKMMAHSRPH from the exons aATATGACGCCCAGTTAGCCCCAGCAGGAGCATCGGAGTCAGGCATGGCATCGTCTTCCTACTTGGAACCCAACCACAATCACTCCGCAGCGAGTGGTTGTGGGGTTAAATCCCGTTCTGGGATGCCCAGTGGTACTGGTGTTGGTACCAGCGGCTCTGCTGGAGGCCTTGAGCGGCCCCCAGGCTCCATGGACCGGGTTTTGAAGATCTTCCATTACTTCGAGACAAACAGCGAGCCATGCACCTGGGCTAGTAACATCAGGCACGGAGATGCTACAGACATCAGG GGTGTTATCCAGAAGATAGCGGAGATCCACAAATTGCGCTGTGTGTCCTCGCTGGGCCTCCGTCTGACCCATCTGCACTCTGATGCACTCCATTGGTTACACCCTGATTTGGGCGTGTCTCACGTCAGGGAGAAATACGAGAAGCAGCACCCCCAGGAGGAGTGGAG GTATGAGTTGCGGATGCGGTACCTTCCTAAAGGTTACCTCAGCCATTTTTCTGAAGACAAACCCTCTTTCAACTACCTCTATCACCAG GTCAAGAGTGACTACATGCAACATATAGCTGATCAGGTGGATCAAGATGTTGCTTTGAAGCTTGGCTGTTTGGAAATTAG GAGGTTCTTCAGAGAGATGCCAGGAAACGCCCTGGATAAGAAATCCAATTATGAACTACTAGA GAAAGACGTTGGTTTGAGAAGGTTCTTCCCCAAAAGCCTGCTGGACTCCCTCAAG GCGAAGACTCTTCGTAAGCAGATCCAGCAGACCTTTAAACAGTTTGCTAACCTCAATGATGAGCAGAGCATCCACAAGTTCTTTGAGATACTCTCTCCCATCTACCGCTTCGACAAAGAGTGCTTCAAATGTGCTTTGGGG TCTAGTTGGGTAATATCAGTAGAGTTAGCAATTGGACCAGAGGAAGGGATCAGCTACCTCACAGATAAAGGCTCAACG CCTACACACTTAGCTAACTTCAACCAGGTTCAGTCCATTCAGTACTCTGCTTTGGAAGAGAAGGACAGGAAAGGCATGCTGCAGCTCAACGTAGCAGGAGCTccagag CCCCTCACAGTCACCACGGCATTGCTGACTACAgcagaaaacatggctgactTGATTGACGGCTACTGTCGGCTCGTCTCCTCGGCTACTCACTCTTTTATTGTCAGAGTCCACAAAG AGGGGGACAGAGCTCTGCCTTCCATCCCCAA AGTTTCAAATCATGAGAGGCGGATGGAAAAACGGATGGACGGAGTACGGAccagagctgtttgtgtctcag GTCACACTAGTGGCGATG AAACAGATGACTATGCTGAGATCATAGACGAGGAGGATACTTATACCATGCCTTCAA CACGGGACTATGAGATTCAGCGGGATCGCATTGAGTTGGGACGCTGCATCGGTGAGGGTCAGTTCGGAGACGTCCACCAAGGAGTCTATATCAGCCCG GAGAACCCAGCCCTGTCGGTGGCAGTGAAGACGTGTAAGAACTCAACGTCGGACAGCGTCAGGGAAAAGTTTCTCCAAGAAGCAT TGACCATGCGTCAGTTCGACCACCCCCACATAGTGAAGCTGATGGGAGTCATCACTGAGAATCCAGTCTGGATCATCATGGAGCTCTGCACCCTGGGAGAG TTACGGTCGTTTCTCCAGGTGAGGAAGTACAGTCTAGACTTGGCCAGTCTCATCTTGTATTCATACCAGCTCAGCACGGCACTGGCATATCTGGAGAGCAAACGCTTTGTACACAG GGACATTGCAGCGCGGAACGTGTTGGTGTCTACAGTCGACTGCGTGAAGCTGGGGGACTTTGGGTTGTCACGATACATGGAAGATAGCTCTTATTACAAAG CATCTAAAGGTAAACTTCCTATTAAATGGATGGCTCCAGAATCCATCAACTTCAGACGATTTACCACAGCCAGTGACGTCTGGATGTTTG GCGTCTGTATGTGGGAGATCCTAATGTTCGGCATCAAGCCTTTCCAGGGTGTGAAGAACAACGACGTCATTGGCAGGATAGAGAACGGCGAGCGACTGGCTATGCCCCCGCAGTGCCCTCCTACTCTCTACAGCTTGATGACAAAGTGTTGGTCGTACGATCCCAGCAAGAGGCCGCGCTTCAATGAACTCAAAACACAACTGAG CACTATattagaggaggagaagctccagcagaaggagaggaacAGGATGGAGATGAGGAGACAGGTCACTGTTTCTTGGGACTCTGGAGGGTCTGATGAAGCACCACCAAAA CCTAGTAGACCAGGCTATCCCAGTCCTCGCTCCAGTGAAGGTTTTTACCCCAGTTCCCAACATCCTGGACACTATCAG ATGGCAGGGTACCCCGGCCCTCACACCCTCCCCTCGGTGCCCAGCGCCCTCTACCCCCCGCAGGCTGCGATGCTGGACACACAccatgcgcacacacacccccgCCACcacgtccacacacactcacacgcacagCACCTTCCCCAGCCACATGGACACGACATGGCACTGTGGGGCTCTGCGATGGAG gacaGGGCAGTAgacatgcagcagtgtgtaGGCCAGCAGTGCCTGTTAATGGAGGAACAGCTGATGATACAACAacagcagatggaggaggacCAGAGGTGGCTGGAGCAGGAGGAAAGGCTGCTG aaaCCAGACTCTAGAAGTTCTAGAGGAagtctggacagagaagacggGGGTCTCCAACCACCG acaGGAAACCAGCACATATATCAGCCCGTTGGAAAACCAG AGCATGCAGCTCCCCCAAAGAAACCCCCTCGACCGGGGGCCCAGAGCCAAGTGGGCAGTCTGGCCTGTCTAAATACTGGAGACAGTTACAACGATGGAGtcaag CCCTGGCGG CTGCAGCCCCAAGAGATAAGCCCGCCCCCCACCGCCAACCTGGACCGCTCCAATGACAAGGTGTACGAGAACGTGACAGGACTGGTCAAAGCTGTGATCGAGATGTCGAGCAAGATTcagccagctcctccagagGAATACGTTCCCATGGTCAAG gatgtgGGTCTGGCATTGAGGACATTATTGGCAACAGTGGATGAGACTCTGCCACAACTTCCAGCCAGTACACACAGAgag ATCGAGATGGCACAGAAACTTCTGAACTCTGACTTGGCAGAGCTCATTGGGAAGATGAAGTTAGCCCAACAATATGTGATGACCAG TCTCCAGCAGGACTATAAGAAGCAGATGTTGACAGCGGCTCATGCTCTTGCAGTCGATGCCAAGAACCTGCTGGACGTCATCGACCAATCACGGCTCAAGATGATGGCACACTCCCGCCCGCACTAG
- the LOC121609972 gene encoding focal adhesion kinase 1-like isoform X3 produces MQFWDLLGCTNGDISRISYYTEYDAQLAPAGASESGMASSSYLEPNHNHSAASGCGVKSRSGMPSGTGVGTSGSAGGLERPPGSMDRVLKIFHYFETNSEPCTWASNIRHGDATDIRGVIQKIAEIHKLRCVSSLGLRLTHLHSDALHWLHPDLGVSHVREKYEKQHPQEEWRYELRMRYLPKGYLSHFSEDKPSFNYLYHQVKSDYMQHIADQVDQDVALKLGCLEIRRFFREMPGNALDKKSNYELLEKDVGLRRFFPKSLLDSLKAKTLRKQIQQTFKQFANLNDEQSIHKFFEILSPIYRFDKECFKCALGSSWVISVELAIGPEEGISYLTDKGSTPTHLANFNQVQSIQYSALEEKDRKGMLQLNVAGAPEPLTVTTALLTTAENMADLIDGYCRLVSSATHSFIVRVHKEGDRALPSIPKVSNHERRMEKRMDGVRTRAVCVSETDDYAEIIDEEDTYTMPSKYYGLDQARDYEIQRDRIELGRCIGEGQFGDVHQGVYISPENPALSVAVKTCKNSTSDSVREKFLQEALTMRQFDHPHIVKLMGVITENPVWIIMELCTLGELRSFLQVRKYSLDLASLILYSYQLSTALAYLESKRFVHRDIAARNVLVSTVDCVKLGDFGLSRYMEDSSYYKASKGKLPIKWMAPESINFRRFTTASDVWMFGVCMWEILMFGIKPFQGVKNNDVIGRIENGERLAMPPQCPPTLYSLMTKCWSYDPSKRPRFNELKTQLSTILEEEKLQQKERNRMEMRRQVTVSWDSGGSDEAPPKPSRPGYPSPRSSEGFYPSSQHPGHYQMAGYPGPHTLPSVPSALYPPQAAMLDTHHAHTHPRHHVHTHSHAQHLPQPHGHDMALWGSAMEDRAVDMQQCVGQQCLLMEEQLMIQQQQMEEDQRWLEQEERLLKPDSRSSRGSLDREDGGLQPPTGNQHIYQPVGKPEHAAPPKKPPRPGAQSQVGSLACLNTGDSYNDGVKPWRLQPQEISPPPTANLDRSNDKVYENVTGLVKAVIEMSSKIQPAPPEEYVPMVKDVGLALRTLLATVDETLPQLPASTHREIEMAQKLLNSDLAELIGKMKLAQQYVMTSLQQDYKKQMLTAAHALAVDAKNLLDVIDQSRLKMMAHSRPH; encoded by the exons aATATGACGCCCAGTTAGCCCCAGCAGGAGCATCGGAGTCAGGCATGGCATCGTCTTCCTACTTGGAACCCAACCACAATCACTCCGCAGCGAGTGGTTGTGGGGTTAAATCCCGTTCTGGGATGCCCAGTGGTACTGGTGTTGGTACCAGCGGCTCTGCTGGAGGCCTTGAGCGGCCCCCAGGCTCCATGGACCGGGTTTTGAAGATCTTCCATTACTTCGAGACAAACAGCGAGCCATGCACCTGGGCTAGTAACATCAGGCACGGAGATGCTACAGACATCAGG GGTGTTATCCAGAAGATAGCGGAGATCCACAAATTGCGCTGTGTGTCCTCGCTGGGCCTCCGTCTGACCCATCTGCACTCTGATGCACTCCATTGGTTACACCCTGATTTGGGCGTGTCTCACGTCAGGGAGAAATACGAGAAGCAGCACCCCCAGGAGGAGTGGAG GTATGAGTTGCGGATGCGGTACCTTCCTAAAGGTTACCTCAGCCATTTTTCTGAAGACAAACCCTCTTTCAACTACCTCTATCACCAG GTCAAGAGTGACTACATGCAACATATAGCTGATCAGGTGGATCAAGATGTTGCTTTGAAGCTTGGCTGTTTGGAAATTAG GAGGTTCTTCAGAGAGATGCCAGGAAACGCCCTGGATAAGAAATCCAATTATGAACTACTAGA GAAAGACGTTGGTTTGAGAAGGTTCTTCCCCAAAAGCCTGCTGGACTCCCTCAAG GCGAAGACTCTTCGTAAGCAGATCCAGCAGACCTTTAAACAGTTTGCTAACCTCAATGATGAGCAGAGCATCCACAAGTTCTTTGAGATACTCTCTCCCATCTACCGCTTCGACAAAGAGTGCTTCAAATGTGCTTTGGGG TCTAGTTGGGTAATATCAGTAGAGTTAGCAATTGGACCAGAGGAAGGGATCAGCTACCTCACAGATAAAGGCTCAACG CCTACACACTTAGCTAACTTCAACCAGGTTCAGTCCATTCAGTACTCTGCTTTGGAAGAGAAGGACAGGAAAGGCATGCTGCAGCTCAACGTAGCAGGAGCTccagag CCCCTCACAGTCACCACGGCATTGCTGACTACAgcagaaaacatggctgactTGATTGACGGCTACTGTCGGCTCGTCTCCTCGGCTACTCACTCTTTTATTGTCAGAGTCCACAAAG AGGGGGACAGAGCTCTGCCTTCCATCCCCAA AGTTTCAAATCATGAGAGGCGGATGGAAAAACGGATGGACGGAGTACGGAccagagctgtttgtgtctcag AAACAGATGACTATGCTGAGATCATAGACGAGGAGGATACTTATACCATGCCTTCAA AATACTATGGACTAGATCAAG CACGGGACTATGAGATTCAGCGGGATCGCATTGAGTTGGGACGCTGCATCGGTGAGGGTCAGTTCGGAGACGTCCACCAAGGAGTCTATATCAGCCCG GAGAACCCAGCCCTGTCGGTGGCAGTGAAGACGTGTAAGAACTCAACGTCGGACAGCGTCAGGGAAAAGTTTCTCCAAGAAGCAT TGACCATGCGTCAGTTCGACCACCCCCACATAGTGAAGCTGATGGGAGTCATCACTGAGAATCCAGTCTGGATCATCATGGAGCTCTGCACCCTGGGAGAG TTACGGTCGTTTCTCCAGGTGAGGAAGTACAGTCTAGACTTGGCCAGTCTCATCTTGTATTCATACCAGCTCAGCACGGCACTGGCATATCTGGAGAGCAAACGCTTTGTACACAG GGACATTGCAGCGCGGAACGTGTTGGTGTCTACAGTCGACTGCGTGAAGCTGGGGGACTTTGGGTTGTCACGATACATGGAAGATAGCTCTTATTACAAAG CATCTAAAGGTAAACTTCCTATTAAATGGATGGCTCCAGAATCCATCAACTTCAGACGATTTACCACAGCCAGTGACGTCTGGATGTTTG GCGTCTGTATGTGGGAGATCCTAATGTTCGGCATCAAGCCTTTCCAGGGTGTGAAGAACAACGACGTCATTGGCAGGATAGAGAACGGCGAGCGACTGGCTATGCCCCCGCAGTGCCCTCCTACTCTCTACAGCTTGATGACAAAGTGTTGGTCGTACGATCCCAGCAAGAGGCCGCGCTTCAATGAACTCAAAACACAACTGAG CACTATattagaggaggagaagctccagcagaaggagaggaacAGGATGGAGATGAGGAGACAGGTCACTGTTTCTTGGGACTCTGGAGGGTCTGATGAAGCACCACCAAAA CCTAGTAGACCAGGCTATCCCAGTCCTCGCTCCAGTGAAGGTTTTTACCCCAGTTCCCAACATCCTGGACACTATCAG ATGGCAGGGTACCCCGGCCCTCACACCCTCCCCTCGGTGCCCAGCGCCCTCTACCCCCCGCAGGCTGCGATGCTGGACACACAccatgcgcacacacacccccgCCACcacgtccacacacactcacacgcacagCACCTTCCCCAGCCACATGGACACGACATGGCACTGTGGGGCTCTGCGATGGAG gacaGGGCAGTAgacatgcagcagtgtgtaGGCCAGCAGTGCCTGTTAATGGAGGAACAGCTGATGATACAACAacagcagatggaggaggacCAGAGGTGGCTGGAGCAGGAGGAAAGGCTGCTG aaaCCAGACTCTAGAAGTTCTAGAGGAagtctggacagagaagacggGGGTCTCCAACCACCG acaGGAAACCAGCACATATATCAGCCCGTTGGAAAACCAG AGCATGCAGCTCCCCCAAAGAAACCCCCTCGACCGGGGGCCCAGAGCCAAGTGGGCAGTCTGGCCTGTCTAAATACTGGAGACAGTTACAACGATGGAGtcaag CCCTGGCGG CTGCAGCCCCAAGAGATAAGCCCGCCCCCCACCGCCAACCTGGACCGCTCCAATGACAAGGTGTACGAGAACGTGACAGGACTGGTCAAAGCTGTGATCGAGATGTCGAGCAAGATTcagccagctcctccagagGAATACGTTCCCATGGTCAAG gatgtgGGTCTGGCATTGAGGACATTATTGGCAACAGTGGATGAGACTCTGCCACAACTTCCAGCCAGTACACACAGAgag ATCGAGATGGCACAGAAACTTCTGAACTCTGACTTGGCAGAGCTCATTGGGAAGATGAAGTTAGCCCAACAATATGTGATGACCAG TCTCCAGCAGGACTATAAGAAGCAGATGTTGACAGCGGCTCATGCTCTTGCAGTCGATGCCAAGAACCTGCTGGACGTCATCGACCAATCACGGCTCAAGATGATGGCACACTCCCGCCCGCACTAG
- the LOC121609972 gene encoding focal adhesion kinase 1-like isoform X10: MQFWDLLGCTNGDISRISYYTEYDAQLAPAGASESGMASSSYLEPNHNHSAASGCGVKSRSGMPSGTGVGTSGSAGGLERPPGSMDRVLKIFHYFETNSEPCTWASNIRHGDATDIRGVIQKIAEIHKLRCVSSLGLRLTHLHSDALHWLHPDLGVSHVREKYEKQHPQEEWRYELRMRYLPKGYLSHFSEDKPSFNYLYHQVKSDYMQHIADQVDQDVALKLGCLEIRRFFREMPGNALDKKSNYELLEKDVGLRRFFPKSLLDSLKAKTLRKQIQQTFKQFANLNDEQSIHKFFEILSPIYRFDKECFKCALGSSWVISVELAIGPEEGISYLTDKGSTPTHLANFNQVQSIQYSALEEKDRKGMLQLNVAGAPEPLTVTTALLTTAENMADLIDGYCRLVSSATHSFIVRVHKEGDRALPSIPKVSNHERRMEKRMDGVRTRAVCVSGHTSGDETDDYAEIIDEEDTYTMPSTRDYEIQRDRIELGRCIGEGQFGDVHQGVYISPENPALSVAVKTCKNSTSDSVREKFLQEALTMRQFDHPHIVKLMGVITENPVWIIMELCTLGELRSFLQVRKYSLDLASLILYSYQLSTALAYLESKRFVHRDIAARNVLVSTVDCVKLGDFGLSRYMEDSSYYKASKGKLPIKWMAPESINFRRFTTASDVWMFGVCMWEILMFGIKPFQGVKNNDVIGRIENGERLAMPPQCPPTLYSLMTKCWSYDPSKRPRFNELKTQLSTILEEEKLQQKERNRMEMRRQVTVSWDSGGSDEAPPKPSRPGYPSPRSSEGFYPSSQHPGHYQMAGYPGPHTLPSVPSALYPPQAAMLDTHHAHTHPRHHVHTHSHAQHLPQPHGHDMALWGSAMEDRAVDMQQCVGQQCLLMEEQLMIQQQQMEEDQRWLEQEERLLKPDSRSSRGSLDREDGGLQPPTGNQHIYQPVGKPEHAAPPKKPPRPGAQSQVGSLACLNTGDSYNDGVKLQPQEISPPPTANLDRSNDKVYENVTGLVKAVIEMSSKIQPAPPEEYVPMVKDVGLALRTLLATVDETLPQLPASTHREIEMAQKLLNSDLAELIGKMKLAQQYVMTSLQQDYKKQMLTAAHALAVDAKNLLDVIDQSRLKMMAHSRPH, translated from the exons aATATGACGCCCAGTTAGCCCCAGCAGGAGCATCGGAGTCAGGCATGGCATCGTCTTCCTACTTGGAACCCAACCACAATCACTCCGCAGCGAGTGGTTGTGGGGTTAAATCCCGTTCTGGGATGCCCAGTGGTACTGGTGTTGGTACCAGCGGCTCTGCTGGAGGCCTTGAGCGGCCCCCAGGCTCCATGGACCGGGTTTTGAAGATCTTCCATTACTTCGAGACAAACAGCGAGCCATGCACCTGGGCTAGTAACATCAGGCACGGAGATGCTACAGACATCAGG GGTGTTATCCAGAAGATAGCGGAGATCCACAAATTGCGCTGTGTGTCCTCGCTGGGCCTCCGTCTGACCCATCTGCACTCTGATGCACTCCATTGGTTACACCCTGATTTGGGCGTGTCTCACGTCAGGGAGAAATACGAGAAGCAGCACCCCCAGGAGGAGTGGAG GTATGAGTTGCGGATGCGGTACCTTCCTAAAGGTTACCTCAGCCATTTTTCTGAAGACAAACCCTCTTTCAACTACCTCTATCACCAG GTCAAGAGTGACTACATGCAACATATAGCTGATCAGGTGGATCAAGATGTTGCTTTGAAGCTTGGCTGTTTGGAAATTAG GAGGTTCTTCAGAGAGATGCCAGGAAACGCCCTGGATAAGAAATCCAATTATGAACTACTAGA GAAAGACGTTGGTTTGAGAAGGTTCTTCCCCAAAAGCCTGCTGGACTCCCTCAAG GCGAAGACTCTTCGTAAGCAGATCCAGCAGACCTTTAAACAGTTTGCTAACCTCAATGATGAGCAGAGCATCCACAAGTTCTTTGAGATACTCTCTCCCATCTACCGCTTCGACAAAGAGTGCTTCAAATGTGCTTTGGGG TCTAGTTGGGTAATATCAGTAGAGTTAGCAATTGGACCAGAGGAAGGGATCAGCTACCTCACAGATAAAGGCTCAACG CCTACACACTTAGCTAACTTCAACCAGGTTCAGTCCATTCAGTACTCTGCTTTGGAAGAGAAGGACAGGAAAGGCATGCTGCAGCTCAACGTAGCAGGAGCTccagag CCCCTCACAGTCACCACGGCATTGCTGACTACAgcagaaaacatggctgactTGATTGACGGCTACTGTCGGCTCGTCTCCTCGGCTACTCACTCTTTTATTGTCAGAGTCCACAAAG AGGGGGACAGAGCTCTGCCTTCCATCCCCAA AGTTTCAAATCATGAGAGGCGGATGGAAAAACGGATGGACGGAGTACGGAccagagctgtttgtgtctcag GTCACACTAGTGGCGATG AAACAGATGACTATGCTGAGATCATAGACGAGGAGGATACTTATACCATGCCTTCAA CACGGGACTATGAGATTCAGCGGGATCGCATTGAGTTGGGACGCTGCATCGGTGAGGGTCAGTTCGGAGACGTCCACCAAGGAGTCTATATCAGCCCG GAGAACCCAGCCCTGTCGGTGGCAGTGAAGACGTGTAAGAACTCAACGTCGGACAGCGTCAGGGAAAAGTTTCTCCAAGAAGCAT TGACCATGCGTCAGTTCGACCACCCCCACATAGTGAAGCTGATGGGAGTCATCACTGAGAATCCAGTCTGGATCATCATGGAGCTCTGCACCCTGGGAGAG TTACGGTCGTTTCTCCAGGTGAGGAAGTACAGTCTAGACTTGGCCAGTCTCATCTTGTATTCATACCAGCTCAGCACGGCACTGGCATATCTGGAGAGCAAACGCTTTGTACACAG GGACATTGCAGCGCGGAACGTGTTGGTGTCTACAGTCGACTGCGTGAAGCTGGGGGACTTTGGGTTGTCACGATACATGGAAGATAGCTCTTATTACAAAG CATCTAAAGGTAAACTTCCTATTAAATGGATGGCTCCAGAATCCATCAACTTCAGACGATTTACCACAGCCAGTGACGTCTGGATGTTTG GCGTCTGTATGTGGGAGATCCTAATGTTCGGCATCAAGCCTTTCCAGGGTGTGAAGAACAACGACGTCATTGGCAGGATAGAGAACGGCGAGCGACTGGCTATGCCCCCGCAGTGCCCTCCTACTCTCTACAGCTTGATGACAAAGTGTTGGTCGTACGATCCCAGCAAGAGGCCGCGCTTCAATGAACTCAAAACACAACTGAG CACTATattagaggaggagaagctccagcagaaggagaggaacAGGATGGAGATGAGGAGACAGGTCACTGTTTCTTGGGACTCTGGAGGGTCTGATGAAGCACCACCAAAA CCTAGTAGACCAGGCTATCCCAGTCCTCGCTCCAGTGAAGGTTTTTACCCCAGTTCCCAACATCCTGGACACTATCAG ATGGCAGGGTACCCCGGCCCTCACACCCTCCCCTCGGTGCCCAGCGCCCTCTACCCCCCGCAGGCTGCGATGCTGGACACACAccatgcgcacacacacccccgCCACcacgtccacacacactcacacgcacagCACCTTCCCCAGCCACATGGACACGACATGGCACTGTGGGGCTCTGCGATGGAG gacaGGGCAGTAgacatgcagcagtgtgtaGGCCAGCAGTGCCTGTTAATGGAGGAACAGCTGATGATACAACAacagcagatggaggaggacCAGAGGTGGCTGGAGCAGGAGGAAAGGCTGCTG aaaCCAGACTCTAGAAGTTCTAGAGGAagtctggacagagaagacggGGGTCTCCAACCACCG acaGGAAACCAGCACATATATCAGCCCGTTGGAAAACCAG AGCATGCAGCTCCCCCAAAGAAACCCCCTCGACCGGGGGCCCAGAGCCAAGTGGGCAGTCTGGCCTGTCTAAATACTGGAGACAGTTACAACGATGGAGtcaag CTGCAGCCCCAAGAGATAAGCCCGCCCCCCACCGCCAACCTGGACCGCTCCAATGACAAGGTGTACGAGAACGTGACAGGACTGGTCAAAGCTGTGATCGAGATGTCGAGCAAGATTcagccagctcctccagagGAATACGTTCCCATGGTCAAG gatgtgGGTCTGGCATTGAGGACATTATTGGCAACAGTGGATGAGACTCTGCCACAACTTCCAGCCAGTACACACAGAgag ATCGAGATGGCACAGAAACTTCTGAACTCTGACTTGGCAGAGCTCATTGGGAAGATGAAGTTAGCCCAACAATATGTGATGACCAG TCTCCAGCAGGACTATAAGAAGCAGATGTTGACAGCGGCTCATGCTCTTGCAGTCGATGCCAAGAACCTGCTGGACGTCATCGACCAATCACGGCTCAAGATGATGGCACACTCCCGCCCGCACTAG